The following is a genomic window from Candidatus Xiphinematobacter sp. Idaho Grape.
AGTCCATACGTCCTCTATAGACACGACCACACCAAGTATAACCAGATTATCCATGACCGTTTTTACAGTCAATGGGATCAACCAATTGCTCTGTTTGGCCCGCAGTACGAGTTTTCTTGCGTCCTCGAAGTCCAGATTGCTCAGGATGGGAGTATCGCTGACTATCAAATCGTAGGCGGCAGTGGAAACGAAGTTCTTGACCGCTCTGTTTTGGAGGCAAGCGCGCGTGTAAAACAAATCGATCCCTTGCCAGTCGGCCTTAGAGAAAGCGGTGTGTACACAGTGCGAGTTGAATTTAAATTCAGCAGCTAAGACTTTGGAAAGGCATGCACACATTTTTGGGATGTACATGCCTTTTAAGCAATGAATCTTTCTCTAAAAAATCTCCTGTATCTCTAGATTTTCTTATCCACTGTATGTGAATCGCTCCCCCATAAACGTGATCGCCCCCGTTCTTCAACGTATCGCAACTTTATGCTTTAGCCCAT
Proteins encoded in this region:
- a CDS encoding TonB family protein; translated protein: MIHDRFYSQWDQPIALFGPQYEFSCVLEVQIAQDGSIADYQIVGGSGNEVLDRSVLEASARVKQIDPLPVGLRESGVYTVRVEFKFSS